In Thauera sp. JM12B12, one DNA window encodes the following:
- the gyrB gene encoding DNA topoisomerase (ATP-hydrolyzing) subunit B, giving the protein MSEPQNTPAPQTGNDYDESSIQQLEGLEAVRKRPGMYIGDTSDGTGLHHMVFEVVDNSIDEALAGHCDDIVITIHADNSISVTDNGRGIPVGVKMDDKHEPKRSAAEIVMCVLHAGGKFNQNSYKVSGGLHGVGVSCVNALSKWMNVTVARDGKRHLLEFERGKPQNRVIEIVDGVEVSPARVIGETTKRGTKVHYLADEEIFGTVEYHYDILAKRLRELSFLNNGVKIRLIDQRTGKEEDFAFAGGVKGFVEYINRAKTVLHPNVFYAQGTTRIPTGHGHDAELAVEVAMQWNDSYQEQVLCYTNNIPQADGGTHLTGLRAAMTRVINKYIEENEIAKKAKVDITGDDMREGLACVLSVKMPDPKFASQTKMKLVSSEARPAVEEVVASKLGDFLLENPIDAKTICNKIVEAARARDAARKAREMTRRKGVLDGVGLPGKLADCQEKDPALCELYLVEGDSAGGSAKQGRDRKFQAILPLKGKILNVEKARFDKLLQSQEIATLITALGTSIGKDDYKPEKLRYHRIILMTDADVDGAHIRTLLLTFFYRQMPELVERGHIYIAQPPLYKIKHGKTEIYIKDDTELNGHLLKLALDGAMLVPREGADPIADEALGGLARSYLLAEAVIRRLASYIDPEVLQVMLAHDLEVSLEDEAAARASAERIQPHLPEGLQIYAEYHDESEGWRLTIERLHHGNRKFGWVEQDFLVSGDYRSIRNAAEAIAGLIGPGAEIRRGEKRQAVTRFADAITWLLSEVERGLSKQRYKGLGEMNPEQLWETTMDPAVRRLLRVQIEDAIAADEIFTTLMGDNVEPRRAFIESNALYAQNIDV; this is encoded by the coding sequence ATGTCCGAACCGCAGAACACGCCGGCCCCGCAAACGGGCAACGACTACGACGAATCCAGCATCCAGCAGCTCGAAGGGCTGGAAGCCGTGCGCAAGCGCCCCGGCATGTACATCGGCGACACCTCCGACGGCACCGGCCTGCACCACATGGTGTTCGAGGTGGTGGACAACTCCATCGACGAGGCCCTGGCCGGCCACTGCGACGACATCGTCATCACCATCCACGCCGACAACTCGATCTCGGTCACCGACAACGGCCGCGGCATCCCGGTCGGCGTCAAGATGGACGACAAGCACGAGCCCAAACGCTCGGCCGCCGAGATCGTCATGTGCGTGCTGCACGCCGGCGGCAAGTTCAACCAGAACAGCTACAAGGTCTCCGGCGGCCTGCACGGCGTCGGCGTGTCCTGCGTCAACGCGCTGTCGAAGTGGATGAACGTCACCGTCGCCCGCGACGGCAAGCGCCACCTGCTCGAATTCGAGCGCGGCAAGCCGCAGAACCGCGTCATCGAGATCGTCGACGGCGTCGAGGTCAGCCCGGCGCGCGTCATCGGCGAGACCACCAAGCGCGGCACCAAGGTGCATTACCTCGCCGACGAGGAGATCTTCGGCACCGTCGAGTACCACTACGACATCCTCGCCAAGCGCCTGCGCGAGCTCTCGTTCCTCAACAACGGCGTCAAGATCCGCCTCATCGACCAGCGCACCGGCAAGGAAGAGGACTTCGCCTTCGCCGGCGGGGTGAAGGGCTTCGTCGAGTACATCAACCGCGCCAAGACGGTGCTGCACCCGAACGTGTTCTACGCCCAGGGCACCACCCGCATCCCCACCGGCCACGGCCACGACGCCGAGCTCGCGGTGGAAGTCGCGATGCAGTGGAACGACAGCTACCAGGAACAGGTGCTGTGCTACACCAACAACATCCCGCAGGCCGACGGCGGCACCCACCTCACCGGCCTGCGCGCGGCGATGACGCGCGTCATCAACAAGTACATCGAAGAAAACGAGATCGCCAAGAAGGCCAAGGTCGACATCACCGGTGACGACATGCGCGAAGGCCTGGCCTGCGTGCTGTCGGTCAAGATGCCCGACCCCAAGTTCGCCAGCCAGACCAAGATGAAGCTGGTGTCGTCGGAGGCCCGCCCGGCGGTGGAAGAGGTCGTCGCCAGCAAGCTCGGCGACTTCCTGCTCGAGAACCCGATCGACGCCAAGACGATCTGCAACAAGATCGTCGAGGCCGCGCGCGCCCGCGACGCCGCCCGCAAGGCGCGCGAGATGACGCGCCGCAAGGGCGTGCTCGACGGCGTCGGCCTGCCCGGCAAGCTCGCCGACTGCCAGGAAAAGGACCCCGCGCTGTGCGAGCTCTACCTGGTCGAGGGCGACTCCGCAGGCGGCTCGGCCAAGCAGGGCCGCGACCGCAAGTTCCAGGCGATCCTGCCGCTCAAGGGCAAGATCCTCAACGTCGAGAAGGCGCGCTTCGACAAGCTGCTGCAGAGCCAGGAGATCGCCACCCTGATCACCGCACTGGGAACGAGCATCGGCAAGGACGACTACAAGCCCGAGAAGCTGCGCTACCACCGCATCATCCTGATGACCGACGCCGACGTCGACGGCGCCCACATCCGCACCCTGCTGCTCACCTTCTTCTACCGTCAGATGCCCGAGCTGGTCGAGCGCGGCCACATCTACATCGCCCAGCCGCCGCTGTACAAGATCAAGCACGGCAAGACCGAGATCTACATCAAGGACGACACCGAGCTCAACGGCCACCTGCTCAAGCTCGCGCTCGACGGCGCCATGCTCGTCCCGCGCGAGGGGGCCGACCCGATCGCCGACGAGGCGCTCGGCGGGCTGGCGCGCAGCTACCTGCTCGCCGAGGCCGTCATCCGCCGCCTGGCCAGCTACATCGACCCCGAGGTGCTGCAGGTCATGCTCGCCCACGATCTCGAGGTCAGCCTCGAGGACGAAGCCGCCGCCCGCGCCTCCGCCGAACGCATCCAGCCCCACCTGCCCGAAGGCCTGCAGATCTACGCCGAGTACCACGACGAATCCGAAGGCTGGCGCCTCACCATCGAGCGCCTGCACCACGGCAACCGCAAGTTCGGCTGGGTCGAGCAGGACTTCCTCGTCTCCGGTGACTATCGCAGCATCCGCAACGCCGCCGAGGCCATCGCCGGCCTCATCGGCCCCGGCGCCGAGATCCGCCGCGGCGAGAAGCGCCAGGCCGTCACCCGCTTCGCCGACGCCATCACCTGGCTGCTCAGCGAAGTCGAGCGCGGCCTCAGCAAGCAGCGCTACAAGGGCCTCGGCGAGATGAACCCCGAGCAGCTGTGGGAAACCACCATGGACCCCGCCGTACGCCGCCTGCTGCGCGTACAGATCGAGGACGCCATCGCGGCCGACGAGATCTTCACCACGCTGATGGGGGATAACGTGGAGCCGCGGAGGGCGTTCATCGAGAGCAATGCTCTGTATGCGCAGAACATCGATGTGTGA
- a CDS encoding OprD family outer membrane porin has translation MSKQWAGLIILGLATATPALAGGQADAKGFVEDSTLNVLLRNAFINRDYRDGNQDKREWGQGIIANFESGYTQGTVGFGVDAFGAYGLRLDSTRRRAGAGGIDFFYKDPLTGEVERDVAKAGASLKVRVSSTVLAYGDLRPSLPVLNHDDSRLLPESYTGTMLTSNEIEGLELVAGTFHAQSRKSDEGRDSGGLKGIDVLGGSYQFNDALGGALYFSDVDHAVRASGFKRQYVNLNYALPITSNTLSFDFNGYRTKYDVSDDKNRIWSLAATYATGPHGITLAYQRSSGDVGFDYGFYQNAGGTGNGGASIWLANSYWSDFNGKDEKSWQLAYTLDFGQYGLPGLKYRVAYVRGSDIDVGTTTDGREHEFFNQLSYTVQSGAAKDLNIRLRTSALRVSSDAAGYNVSGREVRVFVDYPFSVF, from the coding sequence ATGTCTAAGCAGTGGGCAGGTTTGATCATTCTGGGGCTCGCGACCGCGACGCCGGCACTCGCGGGCGGCCAGGCCGATGCGAAGGGGTTCGTCGAGGACAGCACGCTCAACGTGCTGCTGCGCAACGCCTTCATCAACCGCGACTACCGCGACGGCAACCAGGACAAGCGCGAATGGGGCCAGGGCATCATCGCCAACTTCGAGTCCGGCTACACCCAGGGCACCGTCGGTTTCGGCGTCGACGCCTTCGGCGCCTACGGCCTGCGCCTGGACAGCACCCGTCGCCGCGCCGGCGCCGGCGGCATCGACTTCTTCTACAAGGACCCGCTCACCGGCGAGGTGGAGCGCGACGTGGCCAAGGCGGGCGCCTCGCTGAAGGTGCGCGTGTCCAGCACCGTGCTCGCCTACGGCGACCTCCGCCCCAGCCTGCCGGTGCTGAACCACGACGACTCGCGCCTGCTGCCCGAGAGCTACACCGGCACCATGCTGACCTCGAACGAGATCGAAGGCCTCGAGCTGGTCGCCGGCACCTTCCACGCCCAGTCGCGCAAGAGCGATGAGGGTCGCGACAGCGGCGGGCTGAAGGGCATCGACGTGCTCGGCGGCAGCTATCAGTTCAACGACGCGCTGGGCGGGGCGCTCTACTTCTCCGACGTCGACCATGCCGTGCGTGCGAGCGGCTTCAAGCGCCAGTACGTCAACCTGAACTACGCACTGCCGATCACCAGCAACACACTGAGCTTCGACTTCAACGGCTACCGCACCAAGTACGACGTCAGCGACGACAAGAACCGCATCTGGAGCCTCGCCGCGACCTACGCCACCGGCCCGCACGGCATCACCCTCGCCTACCAGCGCAGCAGCGGCGACGTCGGCTTCGACTACGGCTTCTACCAGAACGCCGGCGGCACCGGCAACGGCGGCGCCTCGATCTGGCTCGCCAACTCCTACTGGTCCGACTTCAACGGCAAGGACGAGAAATCCTGGCAGCTCGCCTACACGCTCGACTTTGGCCAGTACGGCCTGCCCGGCCTGAAGTACCGCGTGGCCTACGTGCGCGGCAGCGACATCGATGTCGGCACCACCACGGACGGCAGGGAGCACGAGTTCTTCAACCAGCTCTCCTACACCGTGCAGAGTGGTGCAGCGAAGGACCTGAACATCCGCCTTCGTACCTCGGCGCTGCGCGTCTCCAGCGATGCTGCCGGCTACAACGTCAGCGGCCGCGAAGTCCGCGTCTTCGTCGACTATCCTTTCAGCGTGTTCTGA
- a CDS encoding gamma-glutamylcyclotransferase family protein, which translates to MNRNDHTVPTACFTYGSLMCEDIMAAVCGIRPDHAPATLRGYRRHAVTGAAYPGLVPNARDHVRGVLYLDLPEAAWSRLDAFEGEEYERRIVDVERADGARTQAWTYVFRARFAHRLAAGGWDFERFLREGKARFVAEYIGFDKLPPR; encoded by the coding sequence ATGAACCGCAACGATCACACTGTTCCCACCGCCTGCTTCACCTACGGCTCGCTGATGTGCGAGGACATCATGGCCGCCGTCTGTGGCATCCGCCCGGACCACGCCCCCGCCACGCTCAGGGGATACCGCCGCCACGCGGTGACCGGGGCGGCCTATCCCGGGCTGGTGCCCAATGCGCGCGACCATGTGCGGGGCGTGCTCTACCTCGACCTGCCCGAGGCGGCCTGGTCCCGCCTCGATGCCTTCGAGGGCGAGGAGTACGAGCGCCGCATCGTCGATGTCGAACGCGCAGACGGCGCGCGCACCCAGGCCTGGACCTACGTCTTCCGTGCGCGCTTCGCACATCGGCTCGCGGCGGGCGGGTGGGACTTCGAGCGCTTCCTGCGCGAGGGCAAGGCCCGCTTCGTCGCCGAATACATCGGCTTCGACAAGCTGCCGCCGCGATGA
- the dnaA gene encoding chromosomal replication initiator protein DnaA, giving the protein MTQDFWTFCLSRLEQELPQQQYNTWIKTLRAESGEGNAWTLYAPNRFVLQWVRERYLRRVQELGEEFAGVPLAVDLQLPPAGAARPARPAAAPAAAQPNAATPAARSAPTPATAGAGADSAEVTIAAIEPPPAAEVPQEPARARRSAPGNARSAEPASGLELAYEKTRLNPDFTFDTLVTGRANDLARAAAMQVAQNPGTSYNPLFVYGGVGLGKTHLVHAIGNAVFRHNPRAVIRYVHVEDYYADVVRAYQQKSFDAFKRYYRSLDMLIIDDIQFFNNKNRTQEEFFHAFNALTEARKQIVITCDTYPKDIQGLEDRLISRFDWGLTVQIEPPELEMRVAILKKKAEALRVAVDDDVAFLIAKNLRSNVRELEGALNKVVAYARFHGRQIGLEVAKEALKDLLHAHNRQLSIEHIQKTVADYYKIKVADMHSKKRTRVIARPRQVAMWLAKELTPMSLPAIGEAFGGRDHTTVLHACRTITELRLGDAQLNHDVHVLTQVLRG; this is encoded by the coding sequence GTGACTCAAGATTTCTGGACCTTCTGCCTGTCGCGCCTTGAGCAGGAACTGCCCCAGCAGCAGTACAACACCTGGATCAAGACCCTGCGGGCCGAATCCGGCGAAGGCAACGCGTGGACCCTCTACGCGCCGAACCGCTTCGTGCTGCAGTGGGTGCGCGAGCGCTATCTGCGCCGCGTCCAGGAGCTGGGCGAAGAGTTCGCAGGCGTGCCGCTTGCCGTCGACCTCCAGCTGCCGCCCGCAGGCGCCGCCCGCCCTGCGCGCCCCGCCGCCGCTCCGGCCGCAGCGCAGCCCAACGCGGCCACGCCCGCCGCGCGCAGCGCACCGACGCCCGCCACCGCCGGCGCCGGCGCCGACAGCGCCGAGGTCACGATCGCCGCGATCGAACCGCCCCCTGCCGCCGAAGTGCCGCAGGAACCTGCGCGCGCGCGCCGCAGCGCGCCGGGCAATGCCCGCAGCGCCGAGCCCGCCAGCGGTCTCGAGCTCGCCTACGAGAAGACCCGGCTCAACCCCGACTTCACCTTCGACACCCTGGTCACCGGTCGCGCCAACGACCTCGCGCGCGCCGCCGCCATGCAGGTGGCGCAGAACCCGGGCACGTCCTACAACCCGCTGTTCGTCTATGGCGGCGTCGGCCTCGGCAAGACCCACCTGGTGCACGCCATCGGCAACGCGGTGTTCCGCCACAACCCGCGCGCGGTCATCCGCTATGTGCACGTCGAGGACTACTACGCCGACGTGGTGCGCGCCTATCAGCAGAAGAGCTTCGACGCCTTCAAGCGCTACTACCGCTCGCTCGACATGCTGATCATCGACGACATCCAGTTCTTCAATAACAAGAACCGGACGCAGGAAGAGTTCTTCCACGCCTTCAACGCGCTCACCGAGGCGCGCAAGCAGATCGTCATCACCTGCGACACCTACCCCAAGGACATCCAGGGCCTGGAAGACCGCCTCATTTCCCGCTTCGACTGGGGCCTGACCGTGCAGATCGAGCCGCCCGAGCTCGAGATGCGCGTGGCGATCCTCAAGAAGAAGGCCGAGGCCCTGCGCGTGGCGGTCGACGACGACGTCGCCTTCCTGATCGCCAAGAACCTGCGCTCGAACGTGCGCGAGCTCGAGGGCGCGCTCAACAAGGTGGTCGCCTACGCGCGCTTCCATGGCCGCCAGATCGGCCTCGAGGTCGCCAAGGAGGCGCTCAAGGACCTGCTCCACGCGCACAACCGCCAGCTCTCCATCGAGCACATCCAGAAGACGGTCGCCGACTACTACAAGATCAAGGTCGCCGACATGCACTCCAAGAAGCGCACGCGCGTGATCGCGCGCCCGCGCCAGGTGGCGATGTGGCTGGCCAAGGAGCTCACGCCGATGTCGCTGCCGGCGATCGGCGAGGCCTTCGGCGGCCGCGACCACACCACCGTGCTGCACGCCTGCCGCACCATCACCGAGCTGCGCCTCGGCGACGCCCAGCTCAACCACGACGTCCACGTGCTCACCCAGGTCCTGCGGGGCTGA
- the dnaN gene encoding DNA polymerase III subunit beta has translation MLLLTTTRDALLAPLQSVAGIVEKRHTLPILSNVLIEKHGDQLTMLATDIEIQIRTTTGGHIGGEDAAITVGARKLQDILRALPDSAEVSLTLDDKRLTVKAGRSRFQLQTLPAADYPSLTPPAEAAARLTIGQRAFKRQLAQVSYAMAQQDIRYYLNGLLLIAEGSELRMVATDGHRLAYAASDLEAPLSSQHAQRTEAILPRKTVLELARQLADNDDPLEILLAGNQAVFRFGPIELVTKLIDGKFPDYERVIPTAHPKLVSFARQPLLSALQRAAILTNEKFRGVRMVLEDGLLKIVSTNAEQEEAQDELEIDYQGDKLDIGFNVTYLLDVLNNLSSETVDWRFNDGNSSALITLPGNEKFKYVVMPMRI, from the coding sequence ATGCTCCTGCTCACCACCACCCGCGATGCGCTCCTGGCCCCGCTGCAGTCGGTCGCCGGCATCGTCGAGAAGCGCCACACGCTGCCCATCCTGTCGAACGTGCTGATCGAGAAGCACGGTGACCAGCTCACCATGCTCGCCACCGACATCGAGATCCAGATCCGCACCACCACCGGCGGCCACATCGGCGGCGAGGACGCCGCGATCACCGTCGGCGCGCGCAAGCTGCAGGACATCCTGCGCGCCCTGCCCGACTCCGCCGAGGTCAGCCTGACCCTCGACGACAAGCGCCTCACGGTCAAGGCCGGCCGCAGCCGCTTCCAGCTGCAGACCCTGCCCGCCGCCGACTACCCGAGCCTGACGCCGCCCGCCGAAGCCGCAGCCCGTCTCACCATCGGTCAGCGCGCCTTCAAGCGTCAGCTCGCCCAGGTCTCGTACGCGATGGCCCAGCAGGACATCCGCTACTACCTCAACGGCCTGCTGCTGATCGCCGAAGGCAGCGAACTGCGCATGGTCGCCACCGACGGCCACCGCCTCGCCTATGCCGCCTCCGACCTCGAGGCGCCTCTCAGTTCCCAGCACGCGCAGCGCACCGAAGCCATCCTGCCGCGCAAGACCGTGCTCGAACTCGCCCGCCAGCTCGCCGACAACGACGACCCGCTCGAGATCCTGCTCGCCGGCAACCAGGCGGTGTTCCGCTTCGGCCCGATCGAGCTTGTCACCAAGCTGATCGACGGCAAGTTCCCCGACTACGAGCGCGTGATCCCGACCGCACACCCCAAGCTGGTCAGCTTCGCCCGGCAGCCGCTGCTGTCCGCGCTGCAGCGCGCAGCCATCCTCACCAACGAGAAGTTCCGCGGCGTGCGCATGGTGCTCGAGGACGGCCTGCTCAAGATCGTGTCCACCAACGCCGAGCAGGAAGAAGCACAGGACGAGCTCGAGATCGACTACCAGGGCGACAAGCTCGACATCGGCTTCAACGTCACCTACCTGCTCGACGTGCTCAACAACCTCTCGTCCGAGACCGTGGACTGGCGCTTCAACGACGGCAACTCCAGCGCCCTGATCACCCTGCCGGGCAACGAGAAGTTCAAGTACGTCGTGATGCCGATGCGCATCTGA
- a CDS encoding RluA family pseudouridine synthase, with product MTTLIHLDDDLLVVDKPAGLLSVPARGADRQDCLAARVQALHPEARIVHRLDAATSGLVLFARGLEMLRRLSLAFEQRTVGKEYVALVDGHMALDEGEIDLPLGEDAANRPRQIVDPLHGRRALTRYRVLARLGEGADAHTRVVLKPVTGRAHQLRVHLLTLGHPILGDRLYAPAERAACFERMHLHAARIAFIHPRTRVPLQFESPVPF from the coding sequence CTGACCACCCTCATCCACCTCGACGACGACCTCCTAGTCGTCGACAAGCCGGCCGGCCTGCTCTCCGTTCCCGCGCGCGGCGCCGACCGTCAGGACTGCCTGGCGGCCCGCGTGCAGGCGCTGCATCCGGAGGCACGCATCGTCCATCGGCTGGACGCGGCCACCTCGGGGCTGGTGCTGTTCGCACGCGGCCTGGAGATGCTGCGCCGGCTGAGCCTCGCCTTCGAGCAGCGTACTGTGGGCAAGGAGTATGTCGCGCTCGTCGATGGCCACATGGCACTGGATGAGGGCGAGATCGACCTGCCGCTGGGCGAGGACGCCGCCAACCGCCCGCGCCAGATCGTCGACCCGCTGCATGGACGGCGGGCCCTCACCCGCTACCGGGTGCTCGCCCGCCTGGGCGAGGGCGCCGACGCCCACACGCGCGTCGTGCTGAAGCCGGTCACCGGCCGCGCCCACCAGCTGCGCGTGCACCTGCTCACCCTCGGCCACCCGATCCTGGGCGATCGCCTTTACGCACCGGCAGAGCGGGCGGCGTGTTTCGAGCGCATGCACCTGCACGCCGCCCGCATCGCCTTCATCCACCCGCGCACCCGCGTACCCCTGCAGTTCGAAAGTCCGGTACCGTTCTGA
- the katG gene encoding catalase/peroxidase HPI has translation MSDKDTNTAGKCPVMHGANTASSNSVMAWWPNALNLDILHQHDRKTNPMGPDFDYREELKKLDVDALKKDLKALMTDSQDWWPADWGHYGGLMIRMAWHAAGTYRVADGRGGGGTGNQRFAPLNSWPDNGNLDKARRLLWPIKRKYGNKVSWADLIILAGNMAYESMGFKTFGFAFGREDIWHPEKDIYWGSEKEWLAPTGSEGSRYSGERDLENPLAAVMMGLIYVNPEGVDGKPDPLKTAHDVRVTFARMAMNDEETVALTAGGHTVGKAHGNGSAANLGPAPEGADIAEQGFGWMNHTTRGVGRDAVTSGIEGAWTANPTKWDNGYFDMLFKHDWELRKSPAGAWQWEPVNIKEEDMPVDVEDPSIRRTPIMTDADMAMKMDPEYRKIAERFRDDQAAFEDAFARAWFKLTHRDMGPKARYVGPDVPAEDLIWQDPVPAGNKNYDVAAVKAKIAAAGLSVGEMVATAWDSARSFRGSDYRGGANGARIRLAPQKDWEGNEPGRLAKVLAAYEKIAAETGASIADVIVLGGNVGVEQAIKAAGFDVDVPFAPGRGDATQAQTDVESFEVLEPVHDGFRNWQKKHYVVQPEEMLLDRAQLLGLTAPEMTVLIGGLRVLGANHGGSQHGVFTDRVGALTNDFFVNLTDMRYSWKPTGRNSYDIVERKSGEKKWTATRVDLVFGSNSILRAYAELYAQDDSKEKFVRDFVAAWTKVMNADRFDLN, from the coding sequence ATGAGCGACAAGGACACGAACACGGCCGGCAAGTGCCCGGTGATGCATGGCGCCAACACGGCTTCGAGCAACTCGGTGATGGCGTGGTGGCCCAACGCACTCAACCTTGACATCCTCCACCAGCACGACCGCAAGACCAACCCGATGGGCCCGGACTTCGACTACCGGGAAGAACTCAAGAAGCTCGACGTCGACGCCCTCAAGAAGGATCTCAAGGCGCTGATGACCGACAGCCAGGACTGGTGGCCTGCCGACTGGGGCCACTACGGCGGTCTGATGATCCGCATGGCCTGGCACGCCGCCGGCACCTACCGCGTGGCCGACGGCCGCGGCGGTGGCGGCACCGGCAACCAGCGCTTCGCCCCGCTCAACTCCTGGCCCGACAACGGCAACCTCGACAAGGCGCGCCGCCTGTTGTGGCCGATCAAACGCAAGTACGGCAACAAGGTGAGCTGGGCCGACCTCATCATCCTCGCCGGCAACATGGCCTACGAGTCGATGGGCTTCAAGACCTTCGGCTTCGCTTTCGGCCGCGAGGACATCTGGCACCCCGAGAAGGACATCTACTGGGGCTCGGAGAAGGAATGGCTGGCCCCCACCGGCAGCGAGGGCTCGCGCTACTCCGGCGAGCGCGACCTCGAGAACCCGCTCGCCGCGGTGATGATGGGCCTGATCTACGTGAATCCCGAGGGTGTCGATGGCAAGCCCGACCCGCTCAAGACCGCCCACGACGTGCGCGTGACTTTCGCCCGCATGGCGATGAACGACGAGGAAACCGTGGCGCTCACCGCCGGCGGCCACACCGTCGGCAAGGCGCACGGGAACGGCAGCGCGGCCAACCTCGGGCCGGCACCGGAGGGCGCGGACATCGCCGAGCAGGGCTTCGGCTGGATGAACCACACCACCCGTGGTGTCGGTCGCGATGCGGTGACCAGTGGCATCGAGGGCGCGTGGACCGCCAACCCGACCAAGTGGGACAACGGCTATTTCGACATGCTTTTCAAGCACGACTGGGAGCTGCGGAAATCGCCCGCCGGCGCCTGGCAGTGGGAGCCGGTGAACATCAAGGAAGAGGACATGCCGGTCGATGTGGAGGATCCGTCGATCCGTCGCACGCCGATCATGACCGACGCCGACATGGCGATGAAGATGGACCCCGAGTACCGCAAGATCGCCGAGCGCTTCCGCGATGACCAGGCCGCCTTCGAGGACGCCTTCGCCCGCGCCTGGTTCAAGCTGACCCACCGCGACATGGGCCCGAAGGCGCGCTACGTCGGTCCCGACGTGCCGGCCGAGGATCTGATCTGGCAGGACCCGGTGCCCGCCGGCAACAAGAACTACGACGTGGCCGCGGTGAAGGCGAAGATCGCCGCCGCCGGGCTTTCGGTGGGCGAGATGGTCGCCACCGCCTGGGACAGTGCCCGCAGCTTCCGCGGCTCGGACTATCGCGGCGGCGCCAACGGCGCACGCATCCGCCTCGCCCCGCAGAAGGACTGGGAAGGCAACGAGCCCGGTCGTCTCGCCAAGGTGCTCGCGGCCTACGAGAAGATCGCGGCCGAGACCGGTGCCAGCATCGCCGACGTGATCGTGCTCGGCGGCAACGTCGGCGTGGAGCAGGCGATCAAGGCCGCCGGCTTCGATGTGGACGTGCCCTTCGCCCCGGGCCGTGGCGATGCGACCCAGGCGCAGACCGACGTCGAGTCGTTCGAGGTGCTCGAGCCGGTGCATGACGGCTTCCGCAACTGGCAGAAGAAGCACTACGTCGTGCAGCCCGAGGAGATGCTGCTCGATCGCGCCCAGCTGCTCGGCCTGACCGCGCCCGAAATGACCGTGCTGATCGGCGGCCTGCGCGTGCTCGGCGCCAACCACGGCGGCAGCCAGCATGGCGTGTTCACCGACCGCGTCGGCGCGCTCACCAACGACTTCTTCGTCAATCTGACCGACATGCGCTACAGCTGGAAGCCCACCGGGCGCAACAGCTACGACATCGTCGAGCGCAAGAGCGGCGAGAAGAAGTGGACCGCGACCCGGGTCGACCTGGTGTTCGGCTCCAACTCCATCCTGCGCGCCTATGCCGAGCTCTACGCGCAGGACGACAGCAAGGAGAAGTTCGTGCGTGACTTCGTCGCCGCGTGGACGAAGGTCATGAACGCCGACCGCTTCGACCTGAACTGA
- a CDS encoding YgjP-like metallopeptidase domain-containing protein, translating into MSTRRAPDYLAGYPPALVQQVTAAIDQGRLADALRRRYPDAHAVRSDSALYDYVQAIKAEHMRSAPPLGKVRFDNTLHVIRNALGTHTAISRVQGARLQAKREIHIATLFRNAPDAFLRMIVVHELAHLRVREHDKAFYQLCLHMEPAYHQYEFDLRAYLAYRDAGGEALWGA; encoded by the coding sequence ATGAGCACCCGCCGCGCCCCCGACTACCTCGCCGGCTACCCTCCGGCGCTGGTGCAGCAGGTCACCGCCGCGATCGACCAGGGCCGGCTCGCCGACGCCCTGCGCAGGCGCTATCCCGACGCCCACGCGGTGCGCTCGGACAGCGCCCTCTACGACTACGTGCAGGCGATCAAGGCCGAACACATGCGCAGCGCGCCGCCGCTGGGCAAGGTGCGCTTCGACAACACCCTCCATGTGATCCGCAACGCCCTCGGCACCCACACCGCGATCTCGCGCGTGCAGGGCGCGCGTCTGCAAGCCAAGCGCGAGATTCACATCGCGACCCTGTTCCGCAACGCACCGGACGCCTTCCTGCGCATGATCGTCGTCCATGAGCTCGCCCACCTGCGCGTGCGCGAGCACGACAAGGCCTTCTACCAGCTCTGCCTGCACATGGAGCCCGCCTACCACCAGTACGAGTTCGACCTGCGCGCCTACCTCGCCTACCGCGATGCGGGTGGCGAGGCGCTGTGGGGGGCCTGA